One genomic region from Sparus aurata chromosome 15, fSpaAur1.1, whole genome shotgun sequence encodes:
- the LOC115597021 gene encoding G-protein coupled receptor 4-like: FVMACVITAIRLPLTLMSIYALYSLVRKDHVVPIYVVNLLISDLIQFCCLILLMTGSDRMIVVPIYLISLMVSVCFMVCIALERYLVIACPLWYRFRHTIKFSVVLCVMVWILSPVLYVLTLWVPLDGSVTRIIMGTFFLLPLPLFIFFLGGTLKALSASRVPSDEKRRIVAILVLVLLIYTLLFLPSIILFMAERYNHHLYLLANVFVQLSPLADLFLYVFMRKGTIDKFLASVCCCRMDSNDSSRMDSNDITSSTV; encoded by the exons TTTGTGATGGCATGCGTAATAACTGCTATCAGGCTTCCTTTAACTCTCATGTCCATCTATGCTCTTTATTCTCTG GTGAGAAAGGATCATGTTGTTCCGATCTACGTCGTCAACCTTCTCATTTCAGACCTCATTCAGTTCTGCTGCCTGATCCTTCTGATGACAGGAAGTGATAGGATGATTGTAGTTCCTATCTACCTTATTAGTCTGATGGTCAGTGTTTGCTTCATGGTGTGCATCGCCCTGGAAAG GTATCTGGTCATCGCCTGTCCACTGTGGTACCGCTTCAGACACACCATCAAgttctctgtggttctctgtGTGATGGTCTGGATCCTTTCTCCTGTCCTGTATGTCCTCACACTTTGGGTGCCGCTGGATGGTTCTGTCACAAGAATCATCATGGGGactttcttcctccttcctctcccactgttcatcttcttcctgGGTGGAACTCTCAAAGCTCTGTCTGCCAGTCGTGTCCCCTCTGATGAAAAACGAAGAATTGTGGCAATTTTGGTCCTGGTGCTGCTTATTTACACACTGCTGTTTCTGCCATCCATCATTTTGTTCATGGCAGAGAGGTACAATCACCACCTCTACCTCCTGGCTAATGTGTTTGTCCAGTTGAGTCCCCTTGCAGACttatttctgtatgttttcatgAGGAAAGGGACCATAGACAAGTTTCTGGcctctgtgtgttgctgcagaatggacagcaatgacagcagcagaatgGACAGCAATGATATCACCAGTTCAACAGTGTGA
- the LOC115596913 gene encoding G-protein coupled receptor 4-like, translated as MEGFNFTNASHNNISDPDGIKRPLSSMEVVACIIISIGLCLTPVAIYAVCSLVRKNHVAPIYVINLLISDLIQFCCLIISVAEQKESHSITLKVGYFLYDVGLMASVGFMVCVALERYLVIARPLWYSFKRVIKTPVVVCVLVWIVPVFISSTFWINENVSAIISTTYLLLPLPLLIFFLGGTIRALSASRVPSDEKRRIVGILVLVLLIYTLLFMPAVIWLSGVDNDISTNLSFLFLQLSPLADLFLYVFMRKGTIDKLLASVCCCRMDSNVSSRMDSTYISSSTV; from the exons ATGGAAGGATTCAACTTTACCAACGCCTCACATAACAACATCTCTGACCCTGATGGTATCAAACGCCCCCTGTCCAGCATGGAGGTTGTGGCATGCATTATCATTTCCATCGGCCTTTGTTTGACCCCTGTGGCCATCTATGCTGTTTGTTCTCTG GTGAGAAAGAATCATGTTGCTCCAATCTACGTCATCAATCTTCTCATTTCCGACCTCATTCAGTTCTGCTGCCTGATCATATCAGTGGCAGAACAGAAGGAATCACATTCAATCACATTGaaagttggatattttctcTATGATGTAGGTTTGATGGCCAGTGTTGGCTTCATGGTGTGTGTCGCACTGGAAAG GTATTTGGTCATTGCCCGTCCACTGTGGTACAGCTTCAAACGTGTCATCAAGACCCCTGTGGTGGTCTGTGTCTTGGTCTGGATCGTTCCTGTCTTCATCAGTTCTACATTCTGGATCAATGAAAATGTCTCTGCTATAATTTCTACCACCtatctcctccttcctctcccactgCTCATCTTCTTCCTGGGTGGGACCATCAGAGCTCTGTCTGCCAGTCGTGTCCCCTctgatgaaaaaagaagaattgtGGGGATTTTGGTCCTGGTGCTGCTTATTTACACGCTGCTGTTCATGCCTGCTGTTATTTGGCTATCGGGAGTCGATAACGACATCAGCACCAACCTTTCGTTTTTGTTTCTCCAGTTGAGTCCCCTTGCAGACttatttctgtatgttttcatgAGGAAAGGGACCATAGACAAGCTTCTGGcctctgtgtgttgctgcagaatGGACAGCAATGTCAGCAGCAGAATGGACAGCACTTATATCAGCAGTTCAACAGTGTGA